Proteins found in one Saccharomyces kudriavzevii IFO 1802 strain IFO1802 genome assembly, chromosome: 11 genomic segment:
- the RAD27 gene encoding multifunctional nuclease RAD27 (similar to Saccharomyces cerevisiae RAD27 (YKL113C); ancestral locus Anc_2.459), protein MGIKGLNAIISEHVPSAIRKSDIKSFFGRKVAIDASMSLYQFLIAVRQQDGGQLTNEAGETTSHLMGMFYRTLRMIDNGIKPCYVFDGKPPEMKSHELTKRSSRREETEKKLAEATTELEKMKQERRLVKVSKEHNEEAQKLLGLMGVPYIIAPTEAEAQCAELAKKGKVYAAASEDMDTLCYRTPFLLRHLTFSEAKKEPIHEIDTELVLRGLDLTIEQFVDLCIMLGCDYCESIRGVGPVTALKLMRTHGSIEKIIEFIESEESSNTKWKIPDDWPYKQARMLFLDPEVIDGNEIDLKWSPPKEKELIEYLCNEKKFSEERVKSGIARLKKGLKSGIQGRLDGFFQVVPKTKEQLAAAAKRAQENKKSSKNKRKVTKR, encoded by the coding sequence ATGGGTATTAAAGGTTTGAATGCAATCATATCGGAGCATGTGCCTTCTGCTATCCGGAAAAGCGACATCAAGAGCTTCTTCGGCAGAAAAGTGGCCATCGATGCCTCGATGTCCCTGTACCAATTTTTGATTGCCGTTAGACAGCAAGACGGTGGACAATTGACCAACGAGGCTGGCGAAACCACCTCGCACTTGATGGGTATGTTCTACAGGACGCTGAGGATGATCGATAATGGTATCAAGCCCTGCTATGTCTTCGATGGTAAGCCTCCAGAGATGAAATCTCATGAGTTGACTAAGCGGTCTTCGAGAAGAGaggaaactgaaaaaaaattggcaGAGGCGACCACggaactggaaaaaatgaagcaaGAAAGAAGGCTGGTCAAGGTCTCTAAAGAGCATAACGAAGAAGCTCAAAAGCTACTGGGTTTAATGGGCGTCCCGTATATAATAGCGCCAACGGAAGCTGAAGCTCAATGCGCAGAATtggcaaaaaaaggcaaGGTTTACGCCGCTGCAAGTGAAGATATGGACACTCTTTGTTACAGAACACCTTTTTTACTGAGACATTTAACATTTTCAGAGGCCAAAAAAGAGCCGATTCACGAAATAGATACAGAATTGGTTCTAAGAGGCCTCGATTTGACCATAGAACAGTTTGTCGACCTTTGCATAATGCTTGGTTGCGACTACTGTGAGAGCATTAGAGGTGTCGGCCCAGTGACCGCCTTGAAATTGATGAGAACCCATGGGTCAATCGAGAAAATTATAGAATTCATCGAATCTGAGGAGTCAAGTAACACCAAGTGGAAAATTCCGGATGACTGGCCCTACAAGCAGGCAAGAATGTTATTTCTTGACCCCGAAGTGATTGATGGCAACGAGATAGACTTGAAATGGTCACCGccgaaagaaaaggaactaATCGAATATCTATGCAATGAGAAGAAATTTAGTGAAGAAAGAGTTAAATCCGGTATAgcaagattgaaaaaagggTTGAAATCAGGCATTCAGGGTAGACTAGATGGGTTCTTCCAAGTGGTGCCCAAAACGAAGGAACAGTTAGCTGCTGCGGCTAAGAGGGctcaagaaaacaaaaagtcaagtaaaaataaaaggaagGTCACAAAGAGGTAG
- the PRR1 gene encoding serine/threonine protein kinase PRR1 (similar to Saccharomyces cerevisiae PRR1 (YKL116C); ancestral locus Anc_2.457), which translates to MDEYNNIYSQPKTPRLKQDGFQGSADDQQEKTSTDVNEEEKQKAASTVVTKGETHTTPLTVSIPTFENVQTLPTPMTYTPLSPGNSATSPMDQSSLSIPKRRSHARLLDDMLSIAQPNQRVVSELVAPANLSPQRVLSLPTVAEEALINDSVDSDSRTGENYSPECDDDPTENYGDDVLQGYLLDHWDQLLLWRKVKHIGSGNFSNVLLYESMDQSDPKVREVAVKRLKYPEELSNIDQINTSSRYKETLSRLENSLTRELQVLKSLNHPCIVKLLGINNPIFVTSKKPLHDLIGKNPRILPPCDMIMSYCSAGDLLAAVMARNGGLEFWLIQRIFAELVLAVKYLHRNSIIHRDLKLENVLLKYTFDDINSFKNSPIYYKQNVIELADFGLCKRIENNEMCTARCGSEDYVSPEILMGVPYDGHLSDTWALGVILYSLFEDRLPFDPPPNASVRQRNRATSHRIARFDWRWYRLSNNETNVGKKIVENTLTRKNQRWSISEICESSFVKTIVDTLDFS; encoded by the coding sequence ATGGatgaatataataatatatattcGCAACCAAAGACTCCTCGGTTGAAACAAGATGGATTTCAAGGTTCCGCTGACGATCAACAGGAAAAGACATCGACTGATGTAAATGAGgaggaaaagcaaaaggCGGCCTCCACCGTGGTAACCAAGGGCGAAACTCACACTACACCCTTGACTGTGTCTATTCCaacctttgaaaatgttcaaaCTTTACCTACACCGATGACCTATACTCCGTTATCCCCAGGAAATTCGGCTACGTCACCTATGGATCAATCTTCATTAAGTATTCCCAAAAGACGGAGTCACGCACGATTACTGGATGATATGCTTTCCATCGCACAGCCAAACCAGAGAGTTGTCTCTGAACTTGTTGCGCCAGCAAATCTATCGCCGCAAAGAGTTCTTTCCCTACCAACGGTCGCCGAAGAGGCATTGATAAATGATTCTGTTGATAGTGATAGCCGGACAGGAGAAAACTATTCGCCAGAATGCGATGATGATCCTACTGAAAATTATGGTGACGACGTACTCCAGGGCTACCTTCTGGATCATTGGGATCAGTTGTTATTATGGAGAAAGGTAAAACACATTGGTTCAGGAAACTTTAGTAATGTTCTTTTATATGAATCGATGGACCAAAGTGACCCTAAAGTAAGGGAAGTAGCCGTGAAAAGGCTCAAATATCCCGAAGAACTATCAAACATCGATCAAATCAATACATCGTCGCGATATAAAGAAACACTGTCCCGTCTGGAAAATTCTCTTACTAGAGAACTACAAGTGCTAAAGTCGCTAAACCATCCATGTATAGTCAAACTACTCGGAATTAACAATCCAATTTTTGTTACCAGCAAGAAGCCCTTACACGATTTGATAGGAAAGAACCCGAGGATTCTGCCGCCTTGTGATATGATCATGTCTTATTGTTCTGCCGGAGACTTGTTAGCTGCTGTCATGGCCCGTAACGGCGGTTTAGAATTCTGGCTGATTCAGAGGATATTTGCAGAATTAGTTCTGGCAGTAAAATATTTGCATAGAAACAGTATTATTCATCGTGACttgaaattagaaaatGTACTACTGAAGTACACttttgatgatatcaatagtttcaaaaattctccCATTTACTACAAGCAAAATGTCATTGAGTTGGCGGATTTCGGCCTTTGTAAAAGAATTGAGAATAACGAAATGTGTACAGCAAGATGTGGATCGGAGGACTACGTGTCCCCAGAAATCTTAATGGGCGTTCCTTATGACGGCCACTTGAGTGACACGTGGGCCTTAGGTGTCATACTATACAGTCTATTTGAAGACAGATTGCCGTTTGATCCTCCACCGAACGCCTCAGTGAGACAGCGTAACAGAGCCACATCACATCGTATCGCTAGGTTTGACTGGAGATGGTACAGGCTAAGTAACAATGAGACCAACGtagggaaaaaaattgtggaGAACACACTAACGAGAAAGAACCAACGTTGGTCGATTAGTGAAATTTGCGAATCCTCATTTGTTAAAACAATTGTGGATACACTAGacttttcttga
- the APN1 gene encoding DNA-(apurinic or apyrimidinic site) lyase APN1 (similar to Saccharomyces cerevisiae APN1 (YKL114C); ancestral locus Anc_2.458) — translation MPSTSNFVRSAVSKYKFGAHMSGAGGISNSVTNAFNTGCNSFAMFLKSPRKWVSAQYTQEEIDKFKKNCETYNYNPLTDILPHGQYFINLANPDKEKAEKSYDSFMDDLNRCEQLGVGLYNLHPGSTLKGDHQLQLKQLASYLNKAIEKTKFVKIVLENMAGTGNLVGSSLVDLKEVIGMIDDKSRIGVCIDTCHTFAAGYDISSTDSFKRFWKDFDEVIGFKFLSAVHLNDSKAPLGANRDLHERLGQGYLGIEVFRMIAHSEHLQGIPIVLETPYENDEGYGNEIKLLEWLESKSESELLEDKEYIEKNETLQRLGAKSRKDQLAKFEVKQKKQTGKRKKATSKPDDNDILSQMTKKRRTTKD, via the coding sequence ATGCCCTCAACATCCAATTTTGTTAGGTCCGCTGTTTCGAAATATAAATTTGGAGCACATATGTCAGGTGCCGGAGGGATATCCAATAGCGTGACAAATGCATTCAACACCGGTTGTAATTCATTTGCCATGTTTTTAAAGTCCCCAAGAAAGTGGGTCTCCGCACAGTATACACAGGAGGAAATagataaattcaaaaaaaattgtgaAACCTATAATTACAATCCGCTAACTGACATCTTACCGCATGGCCAgtattttatcaatttggCAAATCCAGATAAGGAAAAGGCAGAAAAGAGTTATGACTCGTTCATGGACGATCTGAACAGATGCGAGCAGCTAGGCGTTGGTCTATATAACTTACATCCGGGCTCAACTTTGAAAGGCGACCATCAATTGCAATTGAAGCAACTAGCCTCATATCTTAACAAAGCCATtgagaaaacaaaatttgTTAAAATTGTCCTGGAAAATATGGCCGGAACCGGGAATCTGGTCGGAAGCTCACTAGTGGATTTGAAAGAGGTTATTGGAATGATTGATGACAAATCAAGAATCGGCGTCTGTATAGATACGTGTCATACATTTGCTGCAGGCTACGACATCAGCAGCACTGACTCGTTTAAACgtttttggaaagattttgatgaaGTAATAGGGTTCAAATTTCTAAGTGCTGTCCATTTAAATGATTCTAAAGCTCCCCTGGGCGCAAATAGGGATTTACATGAACGCTTGGGTCAAGGTTATCTGGGTATAGAGGTCTTTAGGATGATCGCGCATTCTGAGCATCTACAGGGTATTCCTATTGTCTTGGAAACTCCGTACGAGAATGATGAAGGCTATGGTAATGAAATAAAGCTGCTAGAGTGGTTGGAATCCAAGAGTGAGAGTGAGTTGTTAGAAGACAAAGAGTacatagaaaaaaatgagacGCTGCAGAGATTGGGTGCTAAATCACGTAAAGATCAGCTCGCTAAGTTTGAGGTTaagcaaaagaagcaaaccggcaagagaaagaaggCTACTTCAAAACCAGACGATAATGATATCTTGTCTCAaatgacgaagaaaagaaggaccACGAAAGATTAA
- the ABF1 gene encoding DNA-binding protein ABF1 (similar to Saccharomyces cerevisiae ABF1 (YKL112W); ancestral locus Anc_2.460), protein MDKLVVNYYEYKHPIINKDLAIGAHGGKKFPTLGAWYDVINEYEFQTRCPIILKNSHRNKHFTFACHLKNCPFKVLLSYAGNSASSEASSPSASNNANPSGPPDHIHHQSDNIDDDDDNGHNNNNKIGNDSKLEFVTDDLEYHLANTHPDDANDKMGSRNNDVGENNDDDADANNIFKQQGVNIKNDTEDDSINKSSIDQNLVDANVSASGSGSRNHDNNDEDDVHTQMTKNYSDVVNDEDINVAIANAVANVDSQSNNKHDGKDDGAPNNDDDNDSNINNDNGNNNAGNHDVSSHSPSSIRDTPMNLDVFNSATDDIPGPFVVTKIEPYHSHPLEDNLSLGKFILTKIPKILQNDLKFDQILESSYNSSNHTVSKFKVSHYVEESGLLDILMQRYGLTAEDFEKRLLSQIARRITTYKARFVLKKKKMGEYNDLQPSSSSNNNNNNNNNNDDELSNANMRNNSIDYTKHQEISSAGVSSNTTKNENDINNNKNDNTNVNSNNSSNDTSNLMEGVLDKTSSHRYQPKKLPNVNKWNKPDQITHSDVSMVGLDEPNEGGNENVHPTLAEVDAQEARETAQLAIDKIKSYKRSIDDKNRDGYHNSSRNVVDENLINDMDSEDNHKSKRQHLSDITLEERNEDDKLPHEVAEQLRLLSSHLKEVENLHQNNDDDVDDVMVDVDVESQYNKSSASHHSQPHHDQEDVAGLMGKPDDDDDDDDLSDENIQPELRGQ, encoded by the coding sequence ATGGACAAGCTAGTCGTGAACTACTACGAGTACAAGCACCCTATAATTAATAAAGACCTGGCCATTGGGGCCCACGGCGGCAAAAAATTCCCCACATTAGGTGCTTGGTATGACGTTATCAACGAGTATGAATTTCAGACGCGTTGTCCTATTATCTTAAAGAATTCTCACAGAAATAAACATTTTACGTTTGCCTGTCATCTGAAAAACTGTCCGTTCAAAGTCTTGCTGAGCTACGCTGGCAATTCTGCCTCCTCAGAGGCTTCGTCCCCGTCTGCTAGTAACAATGCGAACCCTTCAGGCCCTCCGGACCACATTCATCACCAAAGCGATAACAttgacgacgacgacgataATGGccataacaataacaataagaTCGGGAATGACAGTAAACTCGAATTCGTTACAGATGATCTTGAATATCATCTGGCAAACACTCATCCAGACGATGCCAATGATAAAATGGGGTCGAGAAACAATGATGTGGGGGAGAacaatgacgatgacgcTGATGCGaacaacattttcaaacagCAAGGTGTGAATATCAAGAACGATACCGAAGATGATTCGATAAATAAGTCTTCCATCGACCAGAACTTAGTGGACGCCAACGTTTCTGCTTCTGGCAGTGGCAGCCGTAACCACGACAACAATGACGAGGACGACGTCCATACTCAAATGACGAAGAACTATTCAGATGTAGTGAACGATGAAGACATCAACGTTGCCATCGCTAATGCTGTTGCCAACGTAGACTCTCAATCAAACAATAAGCATGACGGCAAAGACGACGGTGCCCCCaataacgatgatgacAACGATAGCAATATTAACAATGACAATGGCAACAACAACGCTGGTAACCATGATGTTTCGTCGCACTCACCCTCTTCGATACGAGACACTCCTATGAATCTAGACGTCTTCAATTCAGCTACCGACGATATTCCAGGCCCATTCGTTGTGACCAAAATTGAACCTTATCATAGCCATCCACTAGAAGATAACCTGTCACTGGGGAAGTTCATCTTAACCAAGATCCCCAAAATTCTAcaaaatgatttgaaatttgacCAAATACTAGAAAGCTCGTACAACAGTTCTAATCACACTGTAAgtaaattcaaagtttctCATTATGTGGAGGAATCCGGTCTTTTGGACATTTTAATGCAAAGGTATGGCTTAACAGCTGaggattttgaaaaaagattaCTGTCTCAAATTGCCAGACGCATAACCACATACAAGGCAAGATTTGttctgaaaaagaagaagatgggCGAATATAATGACCTACAACCCTCATCATCTtccaataacaacaacaacaataacaacaacaacgaTGACGAACTGTCTAACGCAAACATGAGAAATAATTCCATTGACTATACTAaacatcaagaaatctCCAGTGCGGGGGTTTCGTCAAACACAACTAAAAATGAGAACGACATAAATAACAACAAAAATGACAACACCAACGTCAATAGCAACAACAGTAGTAACGATACTTCCAATCTAATGGAGGGAGTATTAGACAAAACATCGAGTCACCGTTATCAACCCAAGAAGTTGCCCAACGTTAATAAATGGAATAAACCAGATCAAATAACACATTCTGATGTATCCATGGTTGGATTGGATGAGCCGAATGAAGGCGGTAACGAAAATGTCCATCCAACTTTGGCGGAAGTGGACGCCCAAGAAGCTCGAGAAACGGCTCAACTGGCCATAGACAAGATCAAATCGTACAAGAGATCGATTGATGACAAGAACAGAGACGGCTACCATAACTCGTCAAGAAACGTGGTAGATGAAAATCTAATCAATGATATGGATTCGGAAGATAATCATAAGTCAAAAAGACAGCATTTATCGGATATCACGCTGGAGGAAAGAaacgaagatgacaaaCTACCGCATGAAGTGGCGGAACAGTTAAGGTTGCTATCCTCACACTTGAAAGAGGTGGAGAATCTGCATCAGaataacgatgatgacgtGGACGACGTGATGGTGGATGTGGATGTAGAATCGCAGTATAATAAGAGTTCGGCTAGCCACCATAGTCAGCCTCACCACGATCAAGAAGATGTTGCTGGATTAATGGGGAAACccgatgatgatgatgacgacgatgatcTTTCCGACGAAAATATCCAACCTGAATTAAGAGGTCAGTAA
- the KTI12 gene encoding Kti12p (similar to Saccharomyces cerevisiae KTI12 (YKL110C); ancestral locus Anc_2.462), translating to MPLVLFTGYPCSGKTTLAKDLVQLLQSKIDATPSLSKYSVIYHSDESLGIKHSDYITSQDERKLRSEIISAVKRDLSKNKIVIVDSLNYIKGFRYQLHCEVKNMSTTFCVIQTLCPPETIFEWNSTSNTNPWEPLLLNQLIQRYEEPNSTNRWDSPLFAILTPQDSITDHIDDICKVVFQTARSAKSSGHNDPLSKGLQKPNSATVLKPASQSNFIQVLDVETTKIIKIIMNHIKSLISIGGVGNGTRVIVSEGITDINDDGCFFVDLPIGNVVTLAQLQRLKRQFINFNKLRDLDQDRIGALFADYLNKNLN from the coding sequence ATGCCGCTAGTGCTTTTCACAGGCTACCCATGCAGTGGTAAAACAACGCTTGCCAAAGATTTGGTGCAACTACTACAATCCAAAATAGATGCAACCCCATCATTGAGTAAATACTCCGTAATCTACCATTCCGATGAATCGTTGGGCATAAAGCATTCAGACTACATAACCTCtcaagatgaaagaaaattgaggTCAGAGATCATCTCCGCAGTGAAAAGAGACCTTtccaagaacaaaatagTCATTGTAGATTCCTTGAACTATATTAAGGGTTTCCGGTATCAACTCCACTGcgaagtgaaaaatatgtcGACCACGTTTTGTGTGATTCAAACTTTATGTCCGCCAGAGACTATATTTGAATGGAATAGCACCTCAAACACGAATCCATGGGAACCGCTTCTGTTGAACCAATTGATACAAAGATATGAAGAGCCTAACTCTACGAACCGTTGGGATTCTCCACTTTTCGCTATCCTCACCCCTCAGGACAGTATTACTGACCACATCGACGACATCTGCAAGGTCGTTTTCCAAACTGCCAGATCGGCCAAAAGCAGTGGCCACAACGATCCATTGAGCAAAGGTTTGCAGAAACCAAACTCTGCCACTGTACTAAAGCCCGCATCCCAATCCAATTTCATCCAGGTTCTCGATGTAGAAACCACcaagataataaaaataataatgaacCACATCAAGAGCCTGATCTCGATTGGTGGGGTGGGCAACGGAACAAGAGTCATCGTTTCTGAGGGCATTACCGACATCAATGACGACGGTTGCTTTTTCGTGGATCTTCCAATTGGTAATGTCGTCACTTTGGCGCAATTGCAAAGACTGAAAAGGCAGTTCATCAACTTTAACAAACTGAGAGATTTAGACCAAGATAGAATCGGCGCTCTTTTTGCCGATTATCTTAACAAGAACTTGAATTGA
- the SBA1 gene encoding Hsp90 cochaperone SBA1 (similar to Saccharomyces cerevisiae SBA1 (YKL117W); ancestral locus Anc_2.455): MSEKVINPQVAWAQRSSTTDPERNYVLMTVSIADCDAPELTIKPTYIELKAQSKPHVGDESVHHYQLHIDLYKEIIPEKTMHKVANGQHYFLKLYKKDLESEYWPRLTKEKMRYSYIKTDFDKWVDEDEQDEVEVEGNDAAQGMDFSQMMGGAGGAGGAGGAGGMDFSQMMGGAGGAGGPGGMDFSQMMGGAGGAGSPDMAQLQQLLAQSGGNLDMGDFKENDEEDGEEEEEAEPEVKA; this comes from the coding sequence ATGTCCGAGAAAGTTATCAATCCTCAAGTCGCATGGGCTCAAAGATCCAGTACTACTGATCCAGAAAGGAACTATGTTCTAATGACCGTGTCAATTGCTGACTGTGATGCGCCAGAATTAACTATTAAACCTACCTACATCGAATTAAAGGCTCAATCAAAGCCTCACGTTGGTGACGAATCtgttcatcattatcaacTACACATTGATCTATATAAGGAAATTATACCTGAAAAAACAATGCACAAAGTTGCTAATGGCCAACactattttttgaaattgtacAAAAAGGATTTGGAATCCGAATACTGGCCACGTTTGACAAAGGAGAAGATGAGGTACTCTTACATTAAGACAGACTTCGATAAGTGggttgatgaagatgaacaAGACGAAGTTGAAGTTGAAGGCAACGATGCCGCTCAAGGAATGGATTTCAGCCAAATGATGGGTGGTGCCGGCGGTGCCGGTGGTGCAGGTGGTGCTGGAGGCATGGATTTCAGCCAAATGATGGGTGGTGCCGGTGGTGCCGGAGGTCCTGGAGGCATGGACTTCAGTCAAATGATGGGTGGTGCAGGCGGCGCCGGTTCTCCAGATATGGCTCAGTTGCAGCAATTATTGGCGCAAAGTGGTGGTAATTTGGATATGGGggatttcaaagaaaacgatgaagaagatggggaagaggaagaggaagcaGAACCAGAAGTCAAAGCATGA
- the HAP4 gene encoding transcription factor HAP4 (similar to Saccharomyces cerevisiae HAP4 (YKL109W); ancestral locus Anc_2.464): MTAKTFLLQASATRPRSNHFKSESSNIPLAPVPIAPNTHHHNHSPLNLENDGNKKKKKSGLVVRTSKHWVLPPRPRPGRRSSSQSSLPSNNTNNIPNVGANGRSNSRNSPASTMKQASNKEKRKPRHIQTIDEQLINDSNYLAFLKFDDLENEKFHSSASSISSPSYSSPSFSSYRNRKKSEFMDDESCTDVETIAAHNSLMSKNHHLDSSNVHAPPTKKSKLSDFDLLSLSSTSSSATPVPQLAKDLNLNLNFHKTPHKTSFPDSPSDFSPADSVSLIRNHSLPTNLQVKDKIDDLNEIKFFNDFEKLEFFNKYAKVNTNSDISENNDLWNSYLKSMENSTRESHNDDQQQGDDDDMPLLNLPILEEPVSSDQDVKSEQDDEGIWNCLPSSSSQQHSLRILNKSDDFGKNGAHADSDEGYLFLQDENESSKPQRHDELGSEITLADSKFSYLPPTLEELMEEQDGNSNRSFKNFMFSNDNSMACPNIDSNTSNDDDDYTKVLKSKKMTTSKSNVNLYDLKESNSGAAAANEFDHNSFIDDLDDDVDFLKVQVF; the protein is encoded by the coding sequence atGACCGCCAAGACTTTTCTACTACAGGCATCCGCTACTCGCCCTCGTAGTAATCATTTCAAAAGTGAGAGTAGTAATATTCCATTGGCTCCTGTACCGATCGCGCCAAATACGCATCATCATAATCATAGCCCATTAAACCTGGAGAATGATGgcaataaaaagaagaaaaaatccgGCTTGGTAGTTAGAACATCCAAGCATTGGGTTTTGCCCCCCAGACCAAGACCCGGTAGAAGATCGTCGTCGCAAAGCTCTCTACCTTCAAACAACACCAATAACATCCCCAACGTTGGAGCCAACGGCAGGAGCAACAGCAGAAATAGCCCCGCTTCCACTATGAAGCAAGCCtccaacaaagaaaagaggaagcCAAGACACATTCAGACAATCGACGAACAACTAATAAACGACTCGAACTATTTGGCTTTCTTAAAATTCGacgatttggaaaatgaaaaatttcattcttccgcttcttccatttcatCTCCGTCTTATTCAtctccatctttttcaagttatagaaatagaaaaaaatcagagTTCATGGACGATGAAAGCTGCACCGACGTGGAAACTATTGCTGCTCACAACAGCTTAATGTCCaaaaatcatcatttgGATTCTTCGAATGTGCACGCACCGCCCacgaaaaaatcaaaacttAGTGACTTTGATCTATTGTCTTTATCTTCTACCTCTTCGTCGGCTACTCCGGTTCCGCAATTGGCAAAAGATTTGAACTTGAATCTTAATTTCCACAAAACACCCCACAAAACTTCATTCCCTGACTCCCCATCTGACTTCTCTCCGGCAGATTCTGTTTCGTTGATTAGAAATCATTCCTTACCGACTAATTTGCAGGTGAAAGACAAAATCGACGATTTGAACGAAATCAAATTCTTTAACGATTTCGAAAAACTagagtttttcaataaatacGCTAAAGTCAATACTAACAGTGATATCAGCGAGAACAATGATCTCTGGAATTCTTATCTGAAGTCAATGGAGAACTCTACAAGAGAGAGCCATAACGATGACCAACAACAAGGCGATGACGACGATATGCCCTTGTTGAATCTGCCCATCTTAGAGGAACCTGTTTCATCCGATCAAGATGTCAAGAGTGAGCAAGACGACGAGGGAATTTGGAACTGTCTGCCAAGTTCAAGTTCTCAGCAGCATTCACTACGAATTTTGAACAAGAGCGATGATTTCGGTAAGAACGGTGCTCACGCGGATAGTGACGAAGGTTAccttttccttcaagaCGAGAATGAAAGTTCAAAGCCACAACGTCATGACGAATTGGGCTCTGAAATTACTTTGGCCGACAGCAAGTTTTCTTACCTGCCTCCAACCTTAGAAGAATTGATGGAAGAACAGGACGGCAACAGTAATAggtctttcaaaaatttcatgtTTTCCAACGATAATAGCATGGCATGTCCGAACATTGACAGTAACACCtctaatgatgatgatgactaTACTAAAGTTCtgaaatccaaaaaaatgacgaCATCGAAATCGAACGTAAATCTTTATGACCTAAAGGAGAGCAACAGTGGTGCCGCTGCCGCTAATGAATTTGATCATAACAGTTTCATCGATGAccttgatgatgatgttgatTTTCTAAAGGTGCAAGTATTTTAA